From Acidianus brierleyi:
TATTTTAGCAAAAGCAGGTAATTATGACGCTGAGGGAGAATTAAAATGAGTGAGTTAATAAAAATTTCTTCTAATTTAGTAGCAGGAATAGGTTCATTACATAAAATAGCACAATATCTGGACGATCTTAAATACCCTAGGTCTATATTAATTCTAACAGGCGAAAATACATATAAAATAGCAGGAAAGATAGTCTATGATAATTTAAATTCAAACGGATATGATGTGAATATAAAAATACTAGATATGAAGGGATATTTATCGCAAGTAAAGCAATTAGCCTTAGATCTTAGGAATTTTTCTAAGTCGGTCTTAGTTGCAGTTGGAGGAGGAAGTATAGCAGATATTGCAAAATATGTATCAAACGAGATAAACTCGTTATTAGTAATAATACCTACTACATTATCAAGTGATGCATTTTCTACTAGTTATAGTATATTTTGGAATAATAATGAAAAACAAGCTATAAAAACAAAATCTCCAAATTTGATAGTAGGAGATTATGATATACTTAAGAATCAACCTAAAAGATTTTTAGGTGCTGGCATAGGTGACATGCTTTCTAAGCTAACAGCAATACCAGATTGGAGATTAGCATTTTGGTTTGCTGAAGAACAGTATAATGATTTTGCAGCTAAAATAGCTATGGCAGAAACTAAATTACTTATAAGAAGGATAGATGATATAGCAAAGGCTAATTACATTGGAATAAAGACTTTATTTCATGCTGAGGTACTAGATGGATATCTTATGGAAATTTCTGGTACAACTAGAGTAGCTGCAGGTGCGGAACATTTGATTAGTTTTGTATTAGAAAATATGTCAGATAATGGTCTTCATGGAGAATATTGCGGAATAGGTACTATATTAATAAGCTATTTACAGCGTGGTTATAATTATAGTAAAAAAATAACTAAATTGTTAGAAAAAGTTAACGCACCTACTACCGCTAACCAACTAGATCTTACTAAATCACAACTAATTAAAGCACTTACTACTGCACATAAGATGAGAAATTGGTATACTATACTAGGTAATGGTTTAAGTGAAAATTCTGCAGAAAGATTACTAAGATATACTCATATAATTTAAATTACGTTAAAAATCTATTTTAGTTTTATATAGTAAACTAGGAGATATTAACAAGTCTGCATTATTTTGAATAATTTTAATACTGCTTTGTAGAGGAGAATATAATAGATTATCAAGTAAAGGGTCTATCCATATTAACAGGTTGCTCTTTCTTCTTATAATTTTCATTTCTCTCTCTAAAAGTCGCAAATCACCTAAATCCCATCCATCACTGAAGACGATGAGATTAACTTTCCTATTAATAAAATCACCATGTTTTCTTCTAAACGTATATAATGTCTCCCCTATTTTAGTTCCGCTACCGTATGACGTAATGGAAACTAATTTTCTTAGGTTTATACTATTAATACTAGTTACTTGAAATAAGTTAGTTACTCTCCTTAAGTCTGTGCTAAAGTAAAAAATCTCGGTTTTTGGGATTATCCTCTTAGTAAAGAAAGACAGTAATAAGCTATCTTTAAAAAAATCTTTCATGGAACCAGATACGTCACACAGTAAGACTATATTTGATTTATTAATTTTTTTAATTGATTTTATAAGATATGGCGATTCGCATGCATAACGTGGCTCATTTTTAATTATTCTCTTAATGTCTAAATTACCATTATTTTTAGGTTTACTTCTATGGCCTGCGGCGCTAAGTGCAATTAATTTTATTCTATTAGCTATTTTCTTCCATCTAATCTGATCTCTCATACTAATCTTCAAGTTATCCATTTTAATTCTAGACTCTTCTGGACTGTAAATAAGAAGATTGGACGATATATATTGGTTCTGGGTTATTTTACCTGTAACACTGTATTTATTCTCATTTTTGCTAATAGTTCTATGTAGAGAATTATCATAAGAAAAATCTTTTATTAATGTAGTCTCAAGTATAGCTTTTATAGTATTAAAGTCTCTTTCCTTTATAATTTTTATTGAATTTATAGCATCTATGGTCTCATTAATGCCTACATTTTTACCTAATCTCCTTAAAATATTTACGAACTTAATTATTATCTCTTCTTCCATTTTTATTACCTAAAAAATGTTTTATATCCTCCTCATCCTTTAGAAGCGTTATTATAAGGCTTTCTAGATCGTCTAATGAATTGACATTCAAAACATTTAATGCGGAAATAAAATCTATAGTCTCTGCTGTACCAGGCTTGTGTACTATTTCCTCATCTTGTCTTAATTCATTTACTATTTTAATGGCTTTCTTTGCGACTTCGTCATTAACATCCTTTACCTTTCTTTTTACTATTTCTAATTCCTTTTCCTCGTTAGGGTAGGATAAGTTTAAATATAAACATCGTCTTTTAATGGCGTCAGAAAGATCTCTAGTTTTATTAGATGTTATAAATACAAATGGCCTATTCTTAGCCCTTATTGTACCTAGCTCTGGAATTGTAACTTGAAACTCCCCTAGAAATTCTAATAGAAATCCTTCAAATTCTGGATCAGCTCTATCTATTTCATCTATTAGAAGTACTGCTTTTGTGTCAGACTTTATAGCCTTTAGTAATGGTCTTTCTATTAAAAACTCATCACTATATATCCTTTCTCTTATTTCTTTTTCATTAGTTTGCTGTAAAATTCTAATTTCCAATAATTGCCTAGGATAATCCCACTCATAGACGGCATGAGAGTAATCTAACCCTTCGTAGCATTGTAATCTTATTAAATCTAGATTTAGTGCGTTGGCAACGGCTTTGGCTAATTCAGTCTTACCACATCCTGGAGGACCCTCAATTAATAATGGTTTTTCTAATTTTAGTGAAAGAAAAACAGCTATGGCTGACTTTTTATCTATTATGTAATCTTTTTCTGCTAATAACTTAATTAATGTATCTATATTATCTATCATTTTATTCACATAAAAAATATTTAAGATTATTCGTTTGATGATACCCCTTTATCTTTAAGAATTTCCCAGACCTTCCATGGTAGTATAGGCATTTCCACATGTTTAACGCCTAAATGTGATAATGCGTCAACAGTAGCGTTTACAAAAGCTGCAGGAGATCCTACAGTAGCAGATTCTCCAACGCCTTTAGCGCCTAATGGATGATGAGGTGACGGAGTTACAGTTTTATCCAATTCCCATCTCGGAGTTTCTACTGCAGTAGGTATTAAATATTCAGCAAAACTTCCACCGTAAATATTTCCGTTTTCATCGTATCGTATTTCTTCCATAAAAGAAGTACCAAATCCCATAGTTAATGCACCCATGATTTGACCATCTACTATAACTGGATTTATAATGTTTCCACAATCATCTACAGCTACAAATCTTCTTACCTTAACTTGTCCAGTACCCTTATCTATATCTACTACACATATGTATGCCCCGAATGGAAATGTCATATTTGGAGGATTATAATATGTTATAGCTTCCAATCCTGCCTCCATATTTGGAGGAGGATTAGTATATGCAGCGAATGCAACTTCTTGAATTGACTTAAATTTATCTGGATATCCTCTAACATAAAATCTTCCTTTATCGAATTCTATATCTTCTTCTCTCGCTTCAAGCAAATGTGCCGCAATTTTTTTAGCTTTATCCAAGATCTTTCTAGAGGATACTGCAGCCGCTGCACCTGCAGTTGGAGTACTACGACTGGCATATGTACCTAAGCCATATGGACATGTATCAGTGTCGCCTTCTTCGACTATTATGTCTTCTACAGGGATTCCTAAAATCTCTGATATTATCTGAGCATAAGTAGTTTCATGACCTTGTCCTTGTGCTCTAGTTCCGAATCTTGCTATTACCTTACCAGTGGGATGTATTCTAATTTCTGCACTATCAAACATTTTAATTCCTACTATATCAAATAAATCTGCAGGCCCAGCTCCCACAATCTCAACGAAAGTGCTTATACCTATTCCCATAAGTTCTCCCTTTTTCCTTTTTTCTTCTTGCTCCTTTCTTAGCTCATAATATCCTATCTTTTCCATAGCCTTTTTCAGGGCGGCAGCGTAATTTCCACTATCATAGGTCCAACCTAAGACAGACTTATATGGGAATTTTTCAGGAGGGATAAAATTCTTTAGTCTTAATTCTGCTGGATCCATATGTAACTCATGAGCTAATATATCTACTAATCTTTCTATCGTATATACAGCTTCGGTAACCCTGAACGAACATCTATACGCTATTCCACCTGCAGGCTTGTTTGTATATGCACCAGTTACTTCTACATATGCAGCTTTTATATCATAAGCTCCAGTGCAAATGCTAAATAATCCTGCAGGAAACTTACTGGGATTCGCATCCCCATAGAATGCTCCATGATCACTTATAACATTAATTCGCAATCCTAAGATAGTCCCATCTTTCTTTGCAGCTAATTCACCATGAATATGAAAATCTCGAGCAAAAGCTGTACTTTTCATATCTTCTGACCTAGTATTTATCCATTTAATGGGTCTACCTAACTTTATTGCAGCATATGTAGATACTACATACCCCGGATAAACGTAAACCTTACCTCCGAATCCTCCCCCTATATCTGGCGAAACTATTCTTATTTTGTTTTCGGGTATTTTAGTTACCAATGAGAATACGGTTCTAACTACATGTGGAGCTTGAGTAGTCATCCATAATGTTAACTTTCCAGAAACGGGTTCATATTGAGCTACAGAACCTACTGGTTCCATATATGCCACATGTAAGCGCTGATAATAGAAATCTTGACTTACCGTAACTTCAGCTTCTTTAAATATCTTGTCTGTAAGATCGCGATCTCCAGCTTCCCATTTGAATACTAAGTTGGAATTTTTATCTGGCCTTACTAACGGAGAATTTGCCTCTAAAGCTTTCCTTGGATCTACTACTGGTTCTAAAGGCTCATACTCTATTTCTACTTGATTTGCTGCATCTGTAGCAATGTATTTATCTTCTGCTATTACAGCTACTACTTCTTGACCTTGAAATACTACTTTATCAATAGGTAATACCATCATCTTATCTCCCATTAATGTAGGTATCCATGAGAGTCCTGCCTTATCTAATTCTTCAC
This genomic window contains:
- a CDS encoding aerobic carbon-monoxide dehydrogenase large subunit, translating into MAIEETLIPEGIHGMGHKIRRKEDTRFLQGKGMYVDDIKLPGMAYLVFVRSPYAHAKIKKINLEKAKSIPGVIDIITGEELDKAGLSWIPTLMGDKMMVLPIDKVVFQGQEVVAVIAEDKYIATDAANQVEIEYEPLEPVVDPRKALEANSPLVRPDKNSNLVFKWEAGDRDLTDKIFKEAEVTVSQDFYYQRLHVAYMEPVGSVAQYEPVSGKLTLWMTTQAPHVVRTVFSLVTKIPENKIRIVSPDIGGGFGGKVYVYPGYVVSTYAAIKLGRPIKWINTRSEDMKSTAFARDFHIHGELAAKKDGTILGLRINVISDHGAFYGDANPSKFPAGLFSICTGAYDIKAAYVEVTGAYTNKPAGGIAYRCSFRVTEAVYTIERLVDILAHELHMDPAELRLKNFIPPEKFPYKSVLGWTYDSGNYAAALKKAMEKIGYYELRKEQEEKRKKGELMGIGISTFVEIVGAGPADLFDIVGIKMFDSAEIRIHPTGKVIARFGTRAQGQGHETTYAQIISEILGIPVEDIIVEEGDTDTCPYGLGTYASRSTPTAGAAAAVSSRKILDKAKKIAAHLLEAREEDIEFDKGRFYVRGYPDKFKSIQEVAFAAYTNPPPNMEAGLEAITYYNPPNMTFPFGAYICVVDIDKGTGQVKVRRFVAVDDCGNIINPVIVDGQIMGALTMGFGTSFMEEIRYDENGNIYGGSFAEYLIPTAVETPRWELDKTVTPSPHHPLGAKGVGESATVGSPAAFVNATVDALSHLGVKHVEMPILPWKVWEILKDKGVSSNE
- a CDS encoding sn-glycerol-1-phosphate dehydrogenase — its product is MSELIKISSNLVAGIGSLHKIAQYLDDLKYPRSILILTGENTYKIAGKIVYDNLNSNGYDVNIKILDMKGYLSQVKQLALDLRNFSKSVLVAVGGGSIADIAKYVSNEINSLLVIIPTTLSSDAFSTSYSIFWNNNEKQAIKTKSPNLIVGDYDILKNQPKRFLGAGIGDMLSKLTAIPDWRLAFWFAEEQYNDFAAKIAMAETKLLIRRIDDIAKANYIGIKTLFHAEVLDGYLMEISGTTRVAAGAEHLISFVLENMSDNGLHGEYCGIGTILISYLQRGYNYSKKITKLLEKVNAPTTANQLDLTKSQLIKALTTAHKMRNWYTILGNGLSENSAERLLRYTHII
- a CDS encoding AAA family ATPase, with protein sequence MIDNIDTLIKLLAEKDYIIDKKSAIAVFLSLKLEKPLLIEGPPGCGKTELAKAVANALNLDLIRLQCYEGLDYSHAVYEWDYPRQLLEIRILQQTNEKEIRERIYSDEFLIERPLLKAIKSDTKAVLLIDEIDRADPEFEGFLLEFLGEFQVTIPELGTIRAKNRPFVFITSNKTRDLSDAIKRRCLYLNLSYPNEEKELEIVKRKVKDVNDEVAKKAIKIVNELRQDEEIVHKPGTAETIDFISALNVLNVNSLDDLESLIITLLKDEEDIKHFLGNKNGRRDNN
- a CDS encoding VWA domain-containing protein, producing the protein MEEEIIIKFVNILRRLGKNVGINETIDAINSIKIIKERDFNTIKAILETTLIKDFSYDNSLHRTISKNENKYSVTGKITQNQYISSNLLIYSPEESRIKMDNLKISMRDQIRWKKIANRIKLIALSAAGHRSKPKNNGNLDIKRIIKNEPRYACESPYLIKSIKKINKSNIVLLCDVSGSMKDFFKDSLLLSFFTKRIIPKTEIFYFSTDLRRVTNLFQVTSINSINLRKLVSITSYGSGTKIGETLYTFRRKHGDFINRKVNLIVFSDGWDLGDLRLLEREMKIIRRKSNLLIWIDPLLDNLLYSPLQSSIKIIQNNADLLISPSLLYKTKIDF